From one Cyanobacterium stanieri PCC 7202 genomic stretch:
- a CDS encoding Uroporphyrin-III C/tetrapyrrole (Corrin/Porphyrin) methyltransferase (PFAM: Tetrapyrrole (Corrin/Porphyrin) Methylases~TIGRFAM: probable S-adenosylmethionine-dependent methyltransferase, YraL family~COGs: COG0313 methyltransferase~InterPro IPR000878:IPR008189~KEGG: cyc:PCC7424_1545 uroporphyrin-III C/tetrapyrrole (corrin/porphyrin) methyltransferase~PFAM: Uroporphyrin-III C/tetrapyrrole (Corrin/Porphyrin) methyltransferase~SPTR: Uroporphyrin-III C/tetrapyrrole (Corrin/Porphyrin) methyltransferase): protein MELTGIVYLVATPIGNLEDMTFRGLKILKTVDLIGAEDTRHTGKLLHHFEIKTPMISYHQHNYQTRIAEFIPRLQQGENIALVTDAGTPAISDPGYNLVRACIEENVEVVPIPGANAAINGLIVSGLSTERFVFEGFLPTKKKVRDALLSELETEKRTMVFYEAPHRLRKTLQLFREVFGDSRQITLARELTKLHEDFWRGTVQGAIALYEEKEPRGEYTIIMAGNNQIQNQVLSTPEIKDKLRELIHNGMSKTEASQELAKVSHLSRRDLYQLCLELEG from the coding sequence GTGGAATTGACGGGTATAGTTTATTTAGTGGCAACCCCTATCGGTAATCTTGAGGATATGACCTTTCGGGGGTTAAAAATTTTAAAAACTGTTGATTTGATAGGGGCGGAAGATACTCGTCATACGGGGAAGTTGTTGCATCATTTTGAGATTAAAACCCCCATGATTAGCTATCATCAACATAATTATCAGACTAGGATTGCAGAGTTTATTCCTCGGCTACAACAGGGGGAAAATATTGCTTTGGTGACGGATGCGGGAACCCCTGCTATTTCTGATCCCGGATACAATTTGGTTCGGGCTTGTATTGAGGAAAATGTAGAAGTGGTACCCATCCCAGGGGCGAATGCGGCTATTAATGGGTTGATTGTGTCGGGTTTGTCCACGGAAAGATTTGTTTTTGAGGGTTTTTTGCCGACGAAAAAAAAGGTACGAGATGCTTTATTGTCTGAGTTAGAAACGGAAAAACGAACTATGGTTTTTTATGAGGCGCCCCATCGTCTCAGAAAGACTTTACAGTTGTTTAGGGAGGTGTTTGGGGATTCACGACAAATTACCCTAGCACGGGAGTTGACTAAGTTACATGAGGATTTCTGGCGAGGTACGGTACAAGGGGCGATCGCCCTTTATGAAGAAAAAGAACCGAGGGGGGAATATACTATTATTATGGCGGGAAATAATCAAATCCAAAACCAAGTATTATCTACCCCAGAAATTAAAGATAAACTAAGGGAGTTGATCCATAACGGCATGAGTAAAACTGAAGCCAGTCAAGAGTTAGCCAAAGTCAGTCATCTTTCACGCCGTGATCTTTATCAACTGTGCCTAGAACTTGAAGGGTAA
- a CDS encoding hypothetical protein (PFAM: Protein of unknown function (DUF3110)~KEGG: cyc:PCC7424_4978 hypothetical protein~SPTR: Putative uncharacterized protein), with protein sequence MIVYVLLYNSGTNNEGIHTLQIGDRDCVLMFEAEDDAVRYALLLEAQDFPMPSAEAIEMEEIEDFCASAGYDHKFISEGMFEVPPENNVEQMDWDINGTPQPPITENSSPAEMSAFELERIRRQLEGLL encoded by the coding sequence ATGATTGTTTATGTTTTGCTATATAATTCGGGTACTAATAATGAGGGAATTCATACATTGCAGATAGGCGATCGCGACTGTGTGTTAATGTTTGAAGCAGAGGATGATGCGGTGCGCTATGCCTTACTTTTGGAGGCGCAAGATTTTCCTATGCCCTCGGCAGAAGCCATCGAAATGGAAGAAATTGAGGATTTTTGTGCCAGTGCAGGATATGACCACAAATTTATCTCTGAGGGTATGTTTGAAGTTCCCCCTGAGAATAATGTTGAGCAGATGGATTGGGATATTAATGGTACTCCTCAGCCGCCCATTACGGAAAATTCTTCCCCAGCGGAAATGTCGGCCTTTGAACTTGAGCGCATCCGTCGTCAACTTGAAGGGTTATTGTAA
- a CDS encoding peptidase S13 D-Ala-D-Ala carboxypeptidase C (PFAM: D-Ala-D-Ala carboxypeptidase 3 (S13) family~TIGRFAM: D-alanyl-D-alanine carboxypeptidase, serine-type, PBP4 family~COGs: COG2027 D-alanyl-D-alanine carboxypeptidase (penicillin-binding protein 4)~InterPro IPR000667~KEGG: cyc:PCC7424_2382 peptidase S13 D-Ala-D-Ala carboxypeptidase C~PFAM: peptidase S13 D-Ala-D-Ala carboxypeptidase C~SPTR: Peptidase S13 D-Ala-D-Ala carboxypeptidase C) has translation MIKKQNLITFLSIISLTSGGAVSAQQINAPILEFNPSRENQSISIPVEPPEVRSIAPNICTPELNASMQQIINSHGGSWGILVQSLATGETIYHYNADRGFIPASNTKILTTAAALQRMEPNATFSGNTSVREWINVVNLRSNNYYADTLLRRVGGSTTAKQILAEMGVNPSAFHFADGSGLSRNNVATPRAIVETLRVMYHDRNRDVFLASLPTAGVSGTLTNRMRQTPVQGIVRAKTGTLRGVRALSGYLDHREHGTLVFSIMANHPTSVGTNLVSGIDQMLIRLNMTGPCR, from the coding sequence ATGATCAAAAAACAAAACCTCATCACCTTTTTATCAATTATTTCCCTAACATCTGGAGGTGCCGTATCAGCCCAACAAATCAACGCCCCCATCCTCGAATTTAATCCATCTAGGGAAAATCAATCTATTTCCATTCCCGTTGAACCCCCAGAAGTCAGAAGTATCGCCCCCAATATCTGCACTCCCGAATTAAACGCTTCTATGCAACAGATAATCAATAGCCATGGTGGTAGTTGGGGAATATTGGTACAGAGTTTAGCCACAGGAGAAACTATCTACCATTACAACGCTGATCGAGGTTTTATCCCCGCTTCCAACACCAAAATATTAACCACCGCTGCCGCCCTACAAAGAATGGAACCTAATGCCACTTTTAGCGGTAATACCTCAGTCAGAGAATGGATTAATGTAGTGAATTTGAGAAGTAATAATTATTATGCAGATACTCTTTTGCGCCGTGTGGGAGGATCTACCACCGCAAAACAAATTTTAGCGGAAATGGGGGTAAATCCTAGTGCTTTCCATTTTGCTGATGGTTCGGGATTATCTCGTAATAATGTGGCGACTCCCAGGGCAATTGTGGAAACTCTGAGGGTTATGTATCATGATCGTAATCGAGATGTCTTTTTGGCATCTTTACCCACTGCAGGGGTCAGTGGTACTTTAACCAATCGTATGCGACAAACTCCTGTACAGGGCATTGTCAGGGCAAAAACTGGCACTTTACGGGGAGTAAGAGCTTTATCTGGTTATTTAGACCATAGAGAACATGGTACTTTAGTATTTAGCATCATGGCAAATCATCCCACCAGTGTGGGAACTAATTTAGTTAGTGGCATTGATCAAATGTTGATCCGTCTTAATATGACTGGTCCTTGTCGTTAG
- a CDS encoding glucokinase regulatory-like protein (PFAM: SIS domain~TIGRFAM: N-acetylmuramic acid 6-phosphate etherase~COGs: COG2103 sugar phosphate isomerase~InterPro IPR005486:IPR005488~KEGG: amr:AM1_2017 N-acetylmuramic acid-6-phosphate etherase~SPTR: Glucokinase regulator, putative;~TIGRFAM: glucokinase regulatory-like protein) — MNNHITRGHLLTEQINPASVNLDQLSCLEMVDVFNQEDQKTVDAIALAREPLAQAIDITSQCLAQGGRLFYVGAGTSGRLGVLDAAECPPTFCTDPTMVQGILAGGEGAMFKSSEALEDLPEDGAKAIALNNITEVDVVVGITAGGTTPYVHGALEEAKRRNAKTIFISCIPQEQFRVDVDVDIRLLSGPEVLAGSTRLKAGTVTKMALNIISTGVMVKLGKVYGNRMIDVSVTNSKLLDRALRIITDLTDLEREKAQELLTASGSKVKLALLMYWKNIGKTEAQTLLDQHQGNLRQAVNS; from the coding sequence GTGAATAATCATATTACGAGGGGACATCTTTTGACCGAACAGATTAACCCCGCTAGTGTTAATTTGGATCAACTTTCTTGTTTGGAAATGGTGGATGTTTTTAATCAAGAGGATCAAAAAACCGTAGATGCGATCGCCCTTGCCCGTGAACCTTTAGCTCAAGCCATCGATATTACTTCCCAATGCCTTGCCCAAGGAGGTCGTTTATTTTATGTCGGAGCGGGTACTAGCGGACGCTTGGGGGTGCTGGATGCGGCGGAATGTCCCCCCACCTTCTGCACCGATCCCACCATGGTACAGGGCATCCTCGCAGGGGGAGAGGGGGCAATGTTCAAAAGTTCAGAAGCCCTAGAAGATTTACCAGAAGATGGGGCAAAGGCGATCGCCCTTAATAATATTACAGAGGTTGACGTGGTGGTAGGCATCACCGCAGGGGGTACAACTCCCTATGTCCATGGCGCCCTCGAAGAGGCAAAAAGAAGAAACGCCAAAACCATCTTTATCAGTTGCATTCCCCAAGAACAGTTTAGGGTGGATGTAGATGTAGATATTAGATTATTGAGTGGGCCAGAAGTGTTGGCAGGTTCTACCCGTCTCAAGGCAGGTACCGTTACCAAAATGGCATTAAATATAATTTCCACGGGGGTAATGGTCAAATTAGGTAAAGTATATGGCAATAGAATGATCGATGTCTCCGTCACCAACAGTAAATTATTAGATCGCGCCCTGAGAATTATTACTGATTTAACCGACTTAGAACGAGAAAAAGCCCAAGAATTATTAACCGCCAGTGGATCTAAGGTAAAATTGGCACTATTGATGTATTGGAAAAATATCGGTAAAACCGAAGCCCAAACCCTTTTGGATCAACATCAGGGCAACCTACGTCAAGCAGTTAATAGTTAA
- a CDS encoding peptidase M50 (PFAM: Peptidase family M50~InterPro IPR008915~KEGG: cyh:Cyan8802_2061 peptidase M50~PFAM: peptidase M50~SPTR: Peptidase M50): protein MLDLPENFTILAIGAIALIILIWGYNRGKQLGEIGILAWLQSVTLMTPWLLFFILLATGIYINFIGVIFLLLTSTGVYIYLGRQIRKKAIEQNLSSVNLNNNILKSEKENPENSNSEEEKNNQEESSLQNPIPEINFTPIDEQDIETIKGIFNIDTFFSTETIPYQEGAIFKGNLRTEPEIAHQKLSEKLEEKLGDKYRLFLVETPDGKPVVIILPSSNDPKPLTLVQKNLALVLFVATAFTSIEAISVLLGFDLIDNWSRYPESLPLTLGLWLILFVHEMGHRIMAEKHNIKVSLPFFLPNIQIGTFGAITRFESLIPNRSVLFDIAFAGPALGGGLSLIMLFFGLVMSGGNTGLQIPSLFFQGSILVGGLAKLILGSTLSQATIAIHPLMILGWLGLVITALNCLPAGQLDGGRIIQAIYGRKIARRATILTLIVLGIVSLFNTVNSLPFYWAIVILFLQRDLERPSLNELTEPDDTRAGWGLLLIFMALITLIPITPSLAIRFGIGI, encoded by the coding sequence ATGTTAGATTTACCTGAAAACTTTACCATTTTAGCCATAGGGGCGATCGCCCTTATAATCTTAATATGGGGTTATAATCGAGGCAAACAACTAGGAGAAATAGGCATTCTTGCATGGTTACAATCCGTCACCCTCATGACTCCTTGGCTACTATTCTTTATCCTCCTCGCCACAGGTATCTATATTAACTTTATCGGTGTCATTTTTTTACTCCTTACTTCCACAGGAGTATATATTTATTTGGGCAGACAAATCAGAAAAAAAGCCATCGAACAAAACCTTTCCTCCGTCAACCTCAACAATAATATTTTGAAAAGCGAAAAAGAAAACCCCGAAAATTCCAACTCCGAAGAAGAAAAAAACAATCAGGAAGAATCATCCCTCCAAAACCCCATCCCCGAAATAAACTTTACCCCCATCGATGAACAAGACATCGAAACCATCAAGGGGATTTTTAACATCGATACTTTTTTTAGTACCGAAACCATCCCCTACCAAGAAGGTGCCATCTTCAAAGGAAACCTACGCACCGAACCAGAAATTGCCCATCAAAAACTAAGCGAAAAGCTAGAAGAAAAACTCGGTGATAAATACCGTCTCTTCCTCGTAGAAACCCCCGACGGAAAACCAGTGGTCATTATTTTACCCAGCAGTAACGATCCCAAACCTCTTACTCTAGTTCAAAAAAACCTCGCCCTAGTGCTATTTGTCGCCACCGCCTTCACATCCATAGAAGCCATCAGCGTCTTACTAGGTTTTGATCTCATCGATAACTGGAGTCGTTACCCCGAATCTTTACCCCTCACCCTCGGATTATGGTTAATTCTTTTTGTCCATGAAATGGGGCATCGCATCATGGCAGAAAAACATAACATAAAAGTCAGTCTCCCTTTCTTTTTACCCAATATCCAAATCGGTACCTTTGGGGCCATTACCCGTTTTGAAAGCCTTATCCCCAACCGTAGTGTCTTATTTGACATTGCTTTCGCCGGGCCTGCCTTGGGGGGTGGATTATCCCTGATTATGCTCTTTTTTGGGCTAGTGATGTCGGGAGGAAATACAGGCTTACAAATTCCTAGTCTTTTCTTTCAAGGATCAATTTTAGTGGGCGGTTTAGCAAAATTAATTTTGGGATCTACCCTTTCCCAAGCCACCATCGCCATTCATCCCTTGATGATTTTAGGCTGGTTAGGGTTAGTGATTACTGCCCTTAATTGTTTACCCGCAGGACAACTCGACGGCGGTAGAATTATCCAAGCTATCTATGGTCGTAAAATTGCTAGACGAGCCACAATTCTAACTCTGATTGTCTTGGGTATTGTTAGTTTGTTTAACACCGTCAACTCTTTACCATTTTACTGGGCGATCGTCATTTTATTTTTACAACGAGATTTAGAGCGCCCTAGTTTAAATGAACTTACTGAACCCGATGACACTCGCGCTGGTTGGGGTTTATTGCTCATCTTCATGGCTTTGATTACTCTTATTCCCATTACCCCCAGTTTGGCGATTCGTTTCGGCATCGGTATTTAA
- a CDS encoding 1-acyl-sn-glycerol-3-phosphate acyltransferase (PFAM: Acyltransferase~TIGRFAM: 1-acyl-sn-glycerol-3-phosphate acyltransferases~COGs: COG0204 1-acyl-sn-glycerol-3-phosphate acyltransferase~InterPro IPR002123:IPR004552~KEGG: amr:AM1_3515 1-acyl-sn-glycerol-3-phosphate acyltransferase~PFAM: phospholipid/glycerol acyltransferase~SMART: phospholipid/glycerol acyltransferase~SPTR: 1-acyl-sn-glycerol-3-phosphate acyltransferase;~TIGRFAM: 1-acyl-sn-glycerol-3-phosphate acyltransferase): MTKDSKPAIKKTNPAIYYLAKLLVVSPFFHGYFRGKVENVEKVPREGKLIIVSNHASVFDPPILACAMPRRVSFMAKQELFDSPIFGKLISFLGAYPVNRGEGDRNAIRQALARIEQEWATCVFIEGTRTPDGKVYNPKLGAALIAAKSQASILPVCLRGTENILVKGKKLPQPVSVTIKFGDVIAPPASTKKRDLEPVTQKCAEVINALHDSD, encoded by the coding sequence ATGACTAAGGACTCTAAACCTGCGATCAAAAAGACTAATCCAGCGATTTATTATTTGGCTAAATTATTGGTGGTTTCTCCTTTTTTTCATGGCTATTTTCGAGGCAAGGTAGAAAATGTCGAGAAAGTACCTCGGGAGGGTAAGTTAATTATTGTTAGTAACCATGCCAGTGTGTTTGATCCTCCCATTCTTGCTTGTGCTATGCCTCGCAGGGTTTCTTTTATGGCAAAGCAGGAGTTATTTGATTCTCCTATTTTTGGTAAGTTGATCTCTTTTTTGGGGGCTTATCCTGTCAATCGGGGTGAGGGCGATCGCAACGCCATCCGTCAAGCATTGGCTAGAATAGAACAAGAATGGGCTACCTGTGTCTTTATAGAAGGTACTCGCACCCCTGATGGTAAGGTTTATAACCCTAAACTGGGGGCAGCATTAATTGCGGCAAAATCTCAGGCCTCTATTCTGCCCGTGTGTCTTCGTGGTACAGAAAATATTTTGGTAAAGGGGAAAAAACTACCTCAACCTGTATCGGTGACGATCAAATTTGGTGATGTGATTGCTCCTCCCGCATCTACCAAGAAAAGAGATTTAGAACCTGTGACCCAAAAATGTGCTGAGGTGATTAACGCTCTTCATGACTCAGACTGA
- a CDS encoding protein of unknown function DUF39 (PFAM: Domain of unknown function DUF39~COGs: COG1900 conserved hypothetical protein~InterPro IPR002708~KEGG: cyh:Cyan8802_3565 protein of unknown function DUF39~PFAM: protein of unknown function DUF39~SPTR: Putative uncharacterized protein), giving the protein MRTVAQINEKIADRTVKVCTIEELKSKVKKQGIKKTYQEVDVVCTGTFEPMESSGAIINLGHTDPPIKIRQCWLDGVPTYAGFGAVDLCLGATVPSEYGSNKELGDHVPSNLPERGGAHVIEDLIAGKAVPIKAVGQVTDCYPRASFESTITMDSINQFYLYNPRNLYQNFIVGVNGGDRTLYTYLGPLLPRLGNAVYSSVGALSPLLNDPDLEVLGIGTKIFLGGAQGYIAWEGTQHFPRQKRLENRTPIGPASTVALVGDAKQMNHQWVRGCYFKNYGSSLMLGVGIPIPLLSEKIVANCAVDDKDIVAPVMDFSIPRRVRPSFGLASYAHLKSSKIKIEGQVVRVASVASLYLSRQVAQALKQQILDAQFTLTQAVAPLPCDRTFIAQDGAI; this is encoded by the coding sequence ATGCGCACTGTTGCCCAAATTAATGAAAAAATAGCCGATCGCACCGTAAAAGTATGCACCATTGAAGAATTAAAAAGCAAAGTCAAGAAACAAGGTATAAAGAAAACTTATCAAGAAGTCGATGTAGTCTGTACAGGTACTTTTGAACCCATGGAATCATCGGGTGCGATCATCAACCTTGGGCATACGGATCCGCCCATTAAAATTCGTCAATGTTGGCTCGATGGAGTGCCTACCTATGCAGGTTTTGGGGCGGTGGACTTGTGCTTGGGGGCAACGGTACCCTCGGAATATGGCAGTAATAAAGAGTTAGGGGATCATGTGCCGTCAAATTTACCCGAACGGGGAGGCGCCCATGTCATTGAGGATCTTATTGCAGGAAAAGCAGTACCCATCAAAGCAGTGGGACAGGTGACGGACTGTTATCCTCGGGCTTCCTTTGAATCCACCATCACCATGGATTCTATTAATCAGTTTTACTTATATAACCCCCGTAATTTGTATCAAAATTTCATCGTGGGAGTGAATGGGGGCGATCGCACTTTATACACCTATCTAGGTCCCCTTTTACCACGCCTAGGTAACGCCGTATATTCCAGCGTAGGCGCCCTCTCACCCCTATTAAACGACCCCGATTTGGAAGTATTAGGCATCGGTACCAAGATATTTTTAGGGGGGGCGCAAGGGTACATTGCTTGGGAAGGGACCCAACATTTTCCCCGACAAAAAAGGCTGGAAAATCGTACCCCCATTGGTCCAGCTTCCACAGTGGCTTTGGTGGGGGATGCCAAACAGATGAACCATCAATGGGTGCGGGGTTGTTATTTCAAAAATTATGGTTCATCCCTCATGTTGGGGGTAGGCATTCCCATCCCTCTGCTAAGTGAAAAAATTGTTGCTAACTGTGCCGTGGATGATAAAGACATTGTGGCGCCCGTGATGGATTTTTCTATCCCCCGTCGGGTGCGCCCTAGCTTTGGCTTGGCCAGTTATGCTCACCTCAAGAGTAGCAAAATAAAAATTGAGGGGCAAGTGGTGCGGGTGGCTTCGGTGGCTAGTTTATACCTTTCCCGTCAGGTTGCCCAAGCTCTCAAACAACAGATTTTAGATGCTCAATTTACCCTTACCCAAGCCGTTGCCCCCCTACCGTGCGATCGCACCTTTATCGCCCAAGATGGAGCTATTTAG
- a CDS encoding ferrochelatase (PFAM: Ferrochelatase~TIGRFAM: ferrochelatase~COGs: COG0276 Protoheme ferro-lyase (ferrochelatase)~InterPro IPR019772:IPR001015~KEGG: syn:slr0839 ferrochelatase~PFAM: ferrochelatase~SPTR: Ferrochelatase;~TIGRFAM: ferrochelatase): MARTGVLLLNLGGPEKLEDVRPFLYNLFSDPEIIRLPSPLLQKPLAWLISTLRSKKSEENYKEIGGGSPLLQITEAQAEALQTKLQEQGEDIKVYVGMRYWHPFTEEAIAQIKADNIQKLVILPLYPHFSISTSGSSFRVLEEMWLKDPDLKNIEYTLVPSWYDHQNYLASMTDLIRQELEQFENPDHVHIFFSAHGVPKSYVTEAGDPYQEEIERCTELIMNNLNTANPYTLAYQSKVGPVEWLKPYTEDALMELGEKEIKDLLVVPISFVSEHIETLQEIDLEYREVAEEAGISNFKRVPAPNTHPEFINALSNLTTEALDKTPLRFDQVTHPKKNMKMYPQEKWEWGLTTAAEVWNGRLAMLGFMALLLELMSGHGPLHFVGLL; encoded by the coding sequence ATGGCTCGGACAGGAGTATTATTATTAAATTTGGGTGGACCAGAAAAATTAGAGGATGTTCGTCCTTTCCTCTACAATCTATTTTCTGACCCCGAAATTATTCGTCTACCTTCTCCCCTCTTACAAAAGCCCCTTGCGTGGTTAATTTCTACCCTCAGAAGCAAAAAGTCTGAAGAGAATTATAAGGAAATCGGGGGAGGTTCTCCATTATTGCAAATTACCGAAGCTCAAGCCGAGGCATTGCAGACAAAGTTACAAGAACAAGGAGAAGACATTAAAGTATATGTAGGCATGAGATACTGGCATCCCTTCACCGAAGAGGCGATCGCCCAAATCAAAGCCGACAACATACAAAAATTAGTGATCCTCCCCCTCTATCCCCATTTTTCCATCAGTACCAGCGGTTCAAGTTTTCGGGTATTAGAAGAAATGTGGTTAAAAGATCCTGACCTCAAAAACATTGAATATACCCTAGTTCCCTCATGGTACGATCATCAAAACTATCTAGCCTCCATGACGGATCTGATCAGGCAGGAATTAGAACAGTTTGAAAACCCCGACCATGTTCATATCTTCTTTAGCGCCCATGGGGTACCCAAAAGCTATGTCACCGAAGCAGGTGATCCCTATCAAGAAGAAATCGAACGGTGTACCGAGTTGATCATGAACAACTTGAACACCGCTAACCCCTACACCCTCGCCTATCAAAGCAAAGTAGGGCCAGTGGAATGGCTCAAACCCTACACTGAAGATGCCTTGATGGAATTAGGGGAAAAGGAAATAAAGGATTTATTGGTAGTACCCATTAGCTTTGTATCGGAACACATTGAGACATTACAAGAAATTGATCTCGAATATCGGGAAGTAGCAGAAGAGGCAGGTATTAGCAACTTTAAAAGAGTTCCTGCACCCAACACTCACCCCGAATTTATCAACGCCCTTTCCAACCTGACCACCGAGGCATTAGATAAAACCCCTCTAAGGTTTGATCAAGTTACTCACCCCAAGAAAAATATGAAGATGTACCCCCAAGAAAAATGGGAATGGGGTTTAACCACCGCCGCCGAAGTGTGGAATGGACGTTTAGCCATGTTAGGCTTTATGGCGTTATTACTTGAGTTAATGAGTGGTCATGGTCCTTTACATTTTGTTGGCTTATTGTAA
- a CDS encoding hypothetical protein (KEGG: cyc:PCC7424_3398 hypothetical protein~SPTR: Putative uncharacterized protein) yields MNQFTINLNQGSVSFTFSEDAALQLREEINVLMQSLKSSAINTKAGVKPSPQKPMEYQHTGEVFFEVFCNPNIYSGPFAAKVLVTVRDERLRVTCEAELTRLVEDLEQYLS; encoded by the coding sequence ATGAATCAATTTACTATTAACCTCAATCAAGGCTCTGTTTCTTTTACCTTTAGTGAAGATGCCGCTCTACAACTGAGAGAAGAAATTAACGTCTTGATGCAAAGTTTAAAAAGTAGTGCTATCAACACCAAAGCAGGGGTTAAACCTAGTCCTCAAAAACCCATGGAATACCAACATACAGGGGAGGTTTTCTTTGAAGTTTTTTGTAATCCTAATATATATTCTGGTCCCTTTGCCGCTAAGGTTTTAGTTACCGTTAGGGATGAGCGGTTAAGGGTTACTTGTGAGGCAGAATTAACTCGTTTGGTGGAGGATTTGGAACAGTATTTATCTTAA
- a CDS encoding hypothetical protein (KEGG: syp:SYNPCC7002_A2388 hypothetical protein~SPTR: Putative uncharacterized protein), with translation MVDNIVNNPSHISESEKQELMRSLLHKEGCWVDWGKKCQQLQKSGINPQEIFEQTGLQNSQQNLVIVASQVYDSLVNTGVEESTLKYYQGPRSDVLYELRVLNHEQRKEAALFCEQKKFDVDGAKEVAKNMKLFARIAQPPEGFSHHPGDTVAYQYWKNAKQKKTLADKTRLIAEGLKYAHSEGARNKIQQLLTDVAMAETVGSKPLLPIYRLEAEEQIPCILPVIGTFPLTLSSLDHIPTLLSQEPFDMVQVDQPMSLVSIPTWQVVLQASKPMAIIATTHDLPQQEDEKNEPILVVVDVENRLWNSQYYFLVHEQGMLRFAWLPEEGHGEILGRVLVILKPRKILDEDNLTQPWQMDD, from the coding sequence ATGGTCGATAACATCGTTAATAACCCTTCTCACATCTCCGAGTCAGAAAAACAAGAATTAATGCGATCGCTCTTACACAAAGAAGGGTGCTGGGTTGATTGGGGGAAAAAATGTCAACAACTGCAAAAAAGCGGCATCAATCCTCAAGAAATATTTGAACAAACAGGATTACAAAACAGTCAACAAAATCTCGTCATTGTCGCCTCCCAAGTATATGACAGTTTAGTTAACACAGGGGTAGAAGAAAGCACCCTAAAATATTACCAAGGGCCCCGTAGTGACGTACTATACGAGCTGAGAGTGTTAAACCATGAACAAAGAAAAGAAGCCGCCCTATTCTGTGAGCAAAAAAAATTTGATGTAGATGGAGCGAAGGAAGTGGCAAAAAATATGAAATTGTTTGCCCGTATCGCTCAACCCCCCGAAGGTTTTAGTCATCATCCGGGGGATACCGTCGCCTATCAGTATTGGAAAAATGCCAAACAAAAGAAAACCCTAGCCGATAAAACCCGTCTCATTGCCGAAGGTTTAAAATATGCTCATTCAGAAGGTGCAAGAAACAAAATTCAGCAGTTGTTAACTGATGTTGCCATGGCTGAAACCGTTGGTAGTAAACCTTTGTTACCCATCTATCGCCTAGAAGCCGAAGAACAAATTCCCTGCATTTTACCTGTGATAGGCACTTTTCCCCTTACTTTATCTTCTTTGGATCATATTCCCACCCTATTATCTCAAGAACCTTTTGATATGGTACAAGTAGATCAGCCCATGTCGTTGGTATCTATTCCCACGTGGCAGGTAGTTTTACAAGCCAGTAAACCTATGGCAATCATCGCCACTACCCATGATTTACCCCAACAGGAGGATGAAAAAAACGAGCCTATTTTGGTGGTGGTAGATGTGGAAAATCGGCTATGGAATTCCCAATATTATTTTTTGGTACATGAGCAAGGGATGCTTAGGTTTGCTTGGTTACCCGAGGAGGGACATGGAGAAATTTTGGGTAGAGTATTAGTAATTCTTAAGCCTCGCAAAATTTTAGATGAGGATAACTTAACTCAACCTTGGCAAATGGATGATTGA